One genomic region from Sphingobacterium multivorum encodes:
- a CDS encoding PQQ-binding-like beta-propeller repeat protein, with translation MFGLKYDWRPIIILFFTIVGFYQLRAQQLARSLDRQNYIAQSNISLNPALKWKFKTNGRLFSSPIIWEDIAFVGSCDSNLYALNKTSGNILWKYKTAGEIRSTVAVDAGVVYFLSADGYFYALEAQTGRKLWQFSTNGEKSYDVWDYFLSSPAVADGVVYFGSGDHHIYALDAKSGKLVWKFLTGGIVHAAPTLTREHVFIGSFDGFFYCLKKDGTLNWKFKTVGERYFPKGEIQFHAVVADNTVYFGARDFNVYALNTTNGSGFWVYHQPGSWTSVPSIFDEKLVVTMSDSYSILVLNRMDGVKIVEPKVPLNTFSSASIVGNEAFFGTMDGVIYRLNIKNGEVVPLFQTESSKKKRQLFINDENVLRADLQQKYKDDITRLFADYLQMGSIFSTIWIDENRLYFSSADGAIYALE, from the coding sequence ATGTTTGGATTAAAATACGATTGGCGCCCGATTATTATCCTATTTTTTACCATAGTAGGTTTTTATCAATTGCGGGCGCAGCAGCTGGCTAGGAGCCTAGATCGTCAAAATTATATCGCACAATCCAACATCAGTTTAAATCCCGCATTGAAATGGAAATTCAAAACAAATGGAAGGCTGTTTTCTTCGCCCATCATTTGGGAAGACATCGCTTTTGTCGGGTCTTGCGACAGTAATCTTTACGCATTGAATAAAACTAGCGGTAATATACTTTGGAAGTATAAAACCGCTGGTGAAATTCGGTCAACTGTTGCTGTTGATGCTGGAGTAGTGTATTTTTTAAGCGCTGATGGCTACTTTTATGCCTTGGAGGCCCAGACAGGACGTAAATTATGGCAGTTTTCAACCAATGGTGAAAAGAGCTATGATGTATGGGACTATTTTCTCTCATCTCCGGCAGTTGCAGATGGCGTCGTCTATTTTGGATCTGGAGATCACCATATTTATGCCTTAGATGCTAAATCTGGAAAACTTGTTTGGAAATTCCTGACTGGAGGAATTGTGCACGCAGCCCCGACGTTGACACGAGAGCATGTTTTCATTGGTAGTTTTGATGGTTTTTTCTATTGTTTGAAAAAAGATGGTACCCTAAATTGGAAGTTTAAAACAGTTGGCGAACGTTATTTTCCAAAAGGCGAGATTCAGTTTCATGCCGTAGTCGCCGACAATACAGTCTATTTCGGTGCTCGCGACTTTAATGTATATGCGCTTAATACCACGAATGGAAGTGGTTTTTGGGTATATCATCAACCGGGAAGCTGGACAAGTGTTCCTAGCATTTTTGACGAAAAGCTTGTCGTAACCATGTCGGATTCCTATAGTATACTTGTTTTAAATAGAATGGACGGTGTGAAAATAGTTGAACCTAAAGTGCCTTTAAATACATTTAGTAGCGCCTCTATCGTTGGTAATGAGGCCTTTTTTGGGACAATGGATGGTGTAATTTATCGGTTGAACATTAAAAACGGAGAAGTTGTACCTCTTTTTCAAACGGAGTCAAGTAAAAAGAAAAGGCAATTGTTTATAAATGATGAAAATGTGCTCCGCGCCGATCTGCAACAAAAATATAAGGATGATATTACACGGCTGTTTGCAGACTACCTACAGATGGGAAGTATCTTTTCGACAATATGGATTGATGAAAATCGGCTTTATTTTAGCTCCGCAGATGGTGCCATCTATGCATTGGAATAG
- a CDS encoding DUF2200 domain-containing protein → MDNTRIYRMSFAGVYPLYIQKAERKGRTKEEVDEIIFWLTGYSPISLQQAVDNKIDFEHFFKEAPSLNPNVSKITGVICGYRIEDIEDPLVQKVRYLDKLIDELAKGKSMEKILRK, encoded by the coding sequence ATGGATAATACAAGAATATATCGTATGTCATTTGCTGGGGTATACCCACTTTATATACAAAAGGCCGAAAGAAAAGGACGCACAAAAGAAGAGGTTGACGAAATCATTTTCTGGCTAACCGGCTACAGTCCAATATCACTACAGCAAGCGGTTGACAATAAAATTGACTTTGAACATTTCTTTAAAGAAGCACCAAGTTTAAACCCAAATGTTTCGAAGATCACAGGTGTAATCTGCGGCTATCGCATCGAGGATATTGAAGATCCGCTGGTTCAGAAGGTTCGCTATCTCGATAAATTAATTGATGAACTGGCCAAAGGTAAATCCATGGAAAAAATACTGAGAAAGTAA
- a CDS encoding HesA/MoeB/ThiF family protein, with the protein MDLRYIRNSIYIKEEEQQQIKDFPVLIGGCGIGSYIAECLLRMGFENLTIVDGDIIELTNLNRQNYTNKDIGAKKVLTLQDRLYAINPEAKITVFPEFISKDNLYDIDLNHKVAINALDFSSDIPFVFDQYMAQKNIPVVHPYNLGWAGFLTILPPGGLNLQSLEKTYQTFELNVGKFIVDSLQTKGIETRWFEEFLVEYGKIALTSPPPQLSVGLYLLSGMVSHIVFNLATAKPVNFFPDSYYLSMIS; encoded by the coding sequence ATGGATTTGAGGTATATTCGAAATAGCATATATATAAAAGAAGAGGAACAACAACAAATCAAGGACTTTCCGGTGTTGATAGGGGGGTGTGGGATAGGTAGTTATATCGCTGAGTGCTTATTGCGCATGGGGTTCGAAAATTTAACAATTGTTGATGGAGATATAATTGAATTAACGAACTTAAACCGACAAAATTATACCAATAAGGATATTGGTGCAAAGAAAGTGCTTACCTTGCAGGATCGCTTGTACGCAATTAACCCAGAAGCTAAAATAACGGTATTTCCCGAGTTTATTAGCAAGGATAATCTATATGATATTGATCTGAATCATAAGGTTGCCATCAATGCATTGGATTTTTCTTCCGATATTCCCTTTGTATTTGACCAATATATGGCCCAAAAAAATATACCTGTAGTGCATCCTTATAATTTGGGCTGGGCGGGATTTTTAACTATTCTTCCCCCAGGGGGGCTTAATCTGCAATCATTGGAAAAGACTTATCAGACATTCGAATTAAATGTTGGTAAATTTATTGTAGATAGTCTACAAACAAAGGGTATTGAAACGAGATGGTTTGAGGAATTTTTAGTAGAATATGGTAAAATAGCGTTGACGTCTCCGCCGCCGCAGCTATCAGTTGGTTTATATCTGCTATCGGGAATGGTAAGTCACATCGTGTTCAATTTGGCAACAGCAAAACCTGTAAACTTCTTTCCCGATTCATACTATTTATCGATGATTAGCTAA
- a CDS encoding response regulator transcription factor yields MKVEIEDFFKPVHVKDNFTKDDYEIVDAYINFAKSLSKLTYQSIYLIDYSKKSFLFVSDNPIFLCGNSPLEVQKKGYQHYFDNVPEGDLHLLKKINDVGFEFFENLTHEDKLTHSISYDFHLKQSNGKPLLINHKLKPILLDKSSNPWIALCVVSISSHANAGNIKFKSDDAGKQFEYDLATDLWVESPHVKLKPREKDILLFSAQGFTMEQIADKLYVSIDTIKFHKKQIFSKLKVKSITEATALAIELSLF; encoded by the coding sequence ATGAAAGTTGAAATTGAAGATTTTTTTAAGCCGGTACATGTTAAAGATAATTTTACAAAGGATGATTATGAGATTGTAGACGCCTACATTAATTTCGCTAAATCGTTAAGTAAATTAACTTATCAAAGTATCTATTTAATTGATTATTCGAAAAAGAGCTTTTTATTCGTATCTGATAATCCCATATTTTTATGTGGAAATTCGCCTCTTGAAGTTCAAAAAAAAGGATATCAACATTACTTCGACAATGTACCTGAAGGAGATTTGCATCTGTTAAAGAAGATAAACGATGTCGGATTCGAATTTTTTGAAAATCTCACACATGAAGACAAATTAACACATTCAATATCTTATGATTTTCATTTGAAGCAATCAAATGGGAAACCACTTCTGATAAATCATAAACTGAAGCCTATTCTCTTGGACAAGTCTTCAAACCCTTGGATAGCATTATGTGTAGTTTCTATTTCTTCACATGCCAATGCAGGGAATATTAAATTTAAATCTGACGATGCCGGGAAGCAATTCGAGTATGACTTAGCGACTGATCTTTGGGTAGAGTCCCCACATGTCAAATTAAAACCACGCGAGAAAGATATCTTGCTTTTTTCTGCCCAGGGATTCACAATGGAACAAATTGCTGATAAATTATACGTTTCAATTGACACGATTAAGTTTCACAAAAAGCAAATATTCTCGAAACTAAAAGTCAAGAGTATTACTGAAGCCACCGCACTTGCCATTGAACTGTCTTTATTCTAA
- a CDS encoding GH92 family glycosyl hydrolase, with protein sequence MKLRFSLSFATGLLFMCAQSVIAQEYTIWQLGNSDGSSSEFALSPNGYKKFLEHDFGYEDNAFIIGQSSLKRDLPYVLPGPANEWGGTGGTSGLRTHFLNLYYVLNDSVKNDQCTLQVKLANSDPKNSATLQISINGKPYNFDVKAGIGAGEPIGNASKSGNSTISIPLTADLIRKGGNQITMTVIKGGWVEFDSFKLLGPPDIKLVTDRSVIVRNVQQADFEILNGGKSVQNMLVDLLKLNDNEQLKVVLDGKKIYEKTLEKGAAKLEIPMPYVTKDVWSKYEIYSNGQLIQSSTIKRSPKKRGGVSDYVNTMMGAAHSRWMIAPGPWMPFGMVKISPDNQNIGWQAGYEPSIESIGTFSHIHEWTMAGLGTFPTAGPLKTKVGDQYSTNTGYRSAIDKTSEKAPLGYYAVHLLDHDIDVKLTAGTRSSFQQYTYHKSDTGRIMIDLKVNGEYDYKIKDLSLKKVSDYKVVGYSNQLSENVWSTDAKQDYVVYFVMEFDKPIINYGTWHNDRLTERADLVADSAQFAGMYVEFDVHKDKAVQLRTGISYVSLANAEENLKTELTEPFGWSIDRVVENQHKVWDELLSRLEIKSSDYFEKEKFYSNMYRTLASRNTFSDVNGQWRSSDEVIRTLAHKGDLALGCDAFWNTFWNLNQFWNLVTPEWSNKWVRSQLAMYDANGWLAKGPAGMEYIPVMVAEHEIPLIVGAYQMGIRDYDTEKAFEAVKKMQTTSPLKFEGGFAGNRDLDVYLKYKYVPYDLGRFSNSMEYSFDDWTVGQFAKSLGKEKEYNYFNDRGTWWKNAIDVNSGYARMKDAKGEWYKDFDPFKSGANHHYVEGNAWQLTFFVPQDIPGLAKMIGQDVFLKRLEWGFPESEKWRYNGPNDQYWDYPVVQGNQQSMHFAYIFNWLNKPWLTQKWSRSIGERYYGQGVSNAYLGDEDQGQMSAWYIMNAIGLFQIDGGTRVKPIYEIGSPLFEEVKIRLDGKYGRGEQFIIKAKNANKKNMYVQRATLNGKPLNTFYFDASELLKGGELVLEMGATPNKQWGLYQ encoded by the coding sequence ATGAAACTACGTTTCTCACTTTCTTTTGCCACCGGGCTGTTGTTCATGTGTGCTCAGTCTGTTATTGCTCAGGAGTACACAATTTGGCAACTGGGGAATTCAGACGGTTCAAGCAGCGAATTTGCCTTGTCACCGAATGGGTATAAGAAATTCTTGGAACATGATTTTGGTTATGAAGACAATGCGTTTATCATCGGTCAATCATCTTTAAAAAGAGATTTACCCTATGTATTGCCCGGTCCGGCCAATGAATGGGGGGGAACTGGAGGAACCTCTGGGCTGAGAACACATTTTTTGAATTTATACTATGTGTTAAACGATAGCGTAAAAAATGATCAGTGCACACTCCAGGTCAAGTTAGCAAATAGTGACCCTAAAAATAGCGCTACGTTACAAATCTCTATTAATGGTAAGCCCTATAATTTTGATGTAAAAGCGGGAATAGGAGCGGGAGAACCCATTGGTAATGCCTCAAAGTCCGGGAATTCTACAATAAGCATTCCTTTAACAGCAGATCTCATTAGAAAGGGAGGAAATCAGATTACCATGACTGTCATAAAGGGAGGTTGGGTTGAATTTGATTCCTTCAAATTGCTTGGACCACCAGATATAAAGTTAGTAACCGATCGTTCTGTAATTGTTAGAAATGTACAGCAAGCTGATTTTGAGATCCTAAACGGAGGAAAATCCGTCCAAAATATGCTGGTTGATCTCTTGAAATTGAACGATAATGAGCAGTTGAAAGTAGTTTTAGATGGAAAGAAAATTTATGAGAAAACACTTGAAAAAGGTGCCGCTAAACTTGAAATACCAATGCCTTATGTCACTAAGGACGTATGGAGTAAGTATGAAATTTATAGTAATGGGCAATTAATACAGTCATCAACGATCAAGCGCTCCCCAAAAAAGCGAGGCGGAGTTTCCGATTATGTGAACACGATGATGGGCGCAGCACATTCCAGATGGATGATAGCCCCAGGACCATGGATGCCTTTTGGCATGGTAAAGATAAGTCCAGATAACCAAAATATTGGGTGGCAGGCAGGTTATGAACCTTCTATCGAATCTATTGGTACTTTCAGCCATATCCATGAATGGACAATGGCTGGATTGGGAACATTTCCGACAGCAGGCCCATTGAAAACCAAGGTCGGCGATCAGTACAGCACAAACACGGGATATCGATCAGCGATAGATAAAACCAGTGAAAAGGCACCATTGGGATATTATGCTGTTCATCTGCTTGATCACGATATCGATGTGAAATTGACGGCTGGTACACGTTCCAGTTTTCAACAATATACCTACCATAAGTCGGACACAGGACGTATTATGATTGATCTTAAGGTTAACGGAGAATATGATTATAAAATTAAAGACCTCTCGCTAAAAAAGGTTTCTGACTATAAGGTCGTAGGATATAGTAATCAATTATCTGAAAACGTTTGGTCCACGGATGCAAAACAGGATTATGTCGTATACTTTGTTATGGAGTTTGACAAACCTATCATAAACTACGGCACATGGCATAATGATCGGTTGACTGAACGGGCTGATTTGGTTGCCGATAGCGCTCAATTTGCGGGAATGTACGTGGAATTTGATGTGCACAAAGATAAGGCTGTACAACTGCGCACAGGGATTTCTTATGTGAGCTTAGCCAATGCAGAGGAGAATTTAAAAACGGAACTGACGGAGCCATTCGGATGGTCCATTGATCGGGTCGTGGAAAATCAACATAAAGTTTGGGATGAACTTTTAAGTAGATTGGAGATAAAGTCTTCAGACTATTTTGAAAAAGAGAAATTCTACTCCAATATGTATCGCACTTTGGCAAGCCGAAATACATTTAGTGATGTGAATGGTCAATGGAGGTCTTCGGATGAAGTGATACGGACTTTAGCCCATAAAGGAGATCTCGCTTTAGGCTGTGATGCTTTCTGGAATACCTTTTGGAATTTAAATCAATTTTGGAATCTGGTGACACCGGAATGGTCCAATAAATGGGTTAGATCGCAACTTGCGATGTATGACGCAAATGGCTGGCTTGCGAAAGGGCCGGCTGGGATGGAGTATATTCCCGTCATGGTTGCAGAACATGAAATACCGTTAATTGTTGGAGCATATCAGATGGGGATTAGAGACTATGATACTGAAAAGGCATTTGAAGCTGTTAAAAAGATGCAGACAACAAGTCCATTGAAATTTGAAGGTGGTTTTGCCGGTAATAGGGATTTGGATGTCTATTTAAAATATAAGTACGTTCCTTATGATTTGGGCCGGTTTTCTAATTCAATGGAATATAGTTTTGACGATTGGACAGTTGGGCAGTTTGCAAAATCGTTAGGAAAGGAGAAAGAGTATAATTATTTCAATGATCGGGGAACCTGGTGGAAGAATGCGATAGATGTCAATAGTGGATATGCAAGAATGAAAGATGCCAAAGGTGAATGGTACAAAGATTTTGATCCTTTTAAATCGGGAGCTAACCATCATTATGTAGAAGGAAATGCATGGCAATTGACCTTTTTTGTGCCACAGGATATTCCTGGGCTAGCAAAAATGATCGGACAGGATGTGTTCTTAAAACGATTGGAATGGGGATTTCCAGAAAGTGAAAAATGGCGCTACAATGGTCCTAATGATCAATATTGGGATTATCCTGTTGTTCAGGGAAATCAGCAATCAATGCATTTTGCCTATATTTTTAATTGGTTGAATAAGCCCTGGTTGACACAAAAATGGAGCCGCTCCATAGGTGAGCGTTATTATGGCCAAGGGGTTTCGAATGCTTATCTCGGCGATGAAGACCAGGGGCAAATGAGTGCTTGGTATATCATGAATGCTATTGGTTTATTTCAAATAGATGGTGGAACAAGGGTCAAGCCAATTTATGAAATAGGAAGCCCACTCTTTGAGGAAGTTAAGATTAGATTGGATGGTAAATATGGAAGAGGTGAACAATTTATTATCAAAGCGAAAAATGCAAATAAGAAAAATATGTATGTGCAACGCGCAACATTAAATGGAAAACCGCTCAATACCTTTTATTTTGATGCTTCGGAACTTTTGAAAGGAGGTGAGCTTGTTTTAGAAATGGGCGCTACCCCGAATAAGCAATGGGGACTGTATCAATAA